In Desulfobulbus oralis, one DNA window encodes the following:
- a CDS encoding monomethylamine:corrinoid methyltransferase — translation MLVGARGRMFDFWQRAESGPIAFVDNFDKKIFWPKLKEITKRYEIKYDPMKQVPATREDDDQLDRLWQAGVDLVAEVGCLCTDTRRIIEFSKKEIRDVVDNVGSSLTFGRGRDQMTCYHRGFEDYGHEKNPVVLLGRILGPADADCYWPIAMSYARVPEMDLCHFQNNLLEWHGMPITPESPWEVMSELWMVAQIKDACRQVCRPGISDGGIRCISLHAMQAAMDKSWGMSEGDHRCCLFLPHNKVEYKHLSRAMVWHTYGAPFYGIMSSYPGGLSGGPAQSAVVGVAEWILGKLLFDIPINGSWSVDAMYFSNTSKTALWCNNWQNAAVSKNTHCEPLVGGGWQMCHGLGDIRYFYEHAAGAISAVPLGHGVSAGTGGQSGMINQQGGYGVKFSADVAKAVARAKLTRVQANDLVCQLQARYQPTIDDHTAHKLGGDFRECYNMKTGEPLPWYVKLADQAKKDLTRMGLDMSDYYVTD, via the coding sequence ATGTTAGTTGGCGCCCGCGGAAGAATGTTCGATTTCTGGCAGCGTGCTGAATCCGGCCCCATCGCCTTTGTCGACAATTTCGACAAAAAGATCTTCTGGCCCAAGCTGAAAGAAATCACCAAACGCTACGAGATCAAATACGATCCGATGAAACAGGTTCCGGCCACCAGGGAAGACGACGATCAGTTGGACCGTCTGTGGCAGGCCGGCGTCGATCTGGTCGCCGAGGTGGGCTGCCTCTGCACCGATACCCGCAGAATCATCGAATTTTCCAAAAAGGAAATCAGGGACGTGGTTGACAACGTCGGATCCAGCCTGACCTTTGGCAGGGGTCGCGACCAGATGACCTGCTACCATCGCGGCTTTGAGGATTACGGTCACGAGAAGAACCCGGTTGTCCTGCTTGGCCGCATTCTTGGCCCGGCCGATGCCGACTGCTACTGGCCCATCGCCATGAGCTACGCCCGCGTTCCGGAAATGGATCTCTGCCATTTCCAGAACAACCTGCTCGAGTGGCACGGCATGCCCATTACCCCCGAGTCTCCCTGGGAGGTCATGTCCGAACTGTGGATGGTCGCCCAGATTAAAGACGCCTGCCGTCAGGTCTGCCGTCCCGGCATCTCCGACGGCGGCATTCGCTGCATCTCCCTGCACGCCATGCAGGCCGCCATGGACAAGAGCTGGGGCATGAGCGAAGGCGATCATCGCTGCTGCCTGTTCCTGCCCCACAACAAGGTCGAGTACAAGCACCTGTCCCGCGCCATGGTCTGGCATACCTACGGGGCGCCGTTCTACGGCATCATGTCCTCCTATCCGGGCGGCCTCTCCGGCGGTCCTGCGCAGTCCGCGGTGGTCGGCGTTGCCGAATGGATTCTGGGCAAACTGCTGTTCGACATCCCGATCAACGGCTCCTGGTCTGTAGACGCCATGTACTTCAGCAACACGAGCAAAACCGCTCTGTGGTGCAACAACTGGCAGAACGCGGCCGTGAGCAAAAACACCCACTGCGAACCGCTGGTTGGCGGCGGCTGGCAGATGTGCCACGGTCTGGGCGACATCCGTTACTTCTACGAGCATGCGGCTGGCGCAATCAGCGCGGTGCCTCTGGGTCATGGCGTTTCCGCCGGCACGGGCGGCCAGAGCGGCATGATCAACCAGCAGGGCGGCTACGGCGTGAAGTTCTCCGCCGACGTGGCCAAGGCTGTCGCCAGGGCGAAACTGACCCGCGTCCAGGCAAACGACCTCGTCTGCCAGTTGCAGGCCAGGTATCAGCCGACCATTGACGACCATACAGCGCACAAGCTGGGCGGCGATTTCCGCGAATGCTACAACATGAAGACCGGCGAGCCGCTGCCCTGGTATGTCAAACTGGCGGATCAGGCGAAGAAAGACCTGACCAGGATGGGCCTGGATATGTCTGACTACTATGTCACCGATTAA
- a CDS encoding cobalamin B12-binding domain-containing protein, whose product MATIDELKKAVLEYDEDAAVSAAQKCVKEGVNALDAVNAMGDALKELGDQFQRMEVFLPEVLLATDAFKGALAILEPELKKASGGDAGAGKKVVIATVKGDVHAVGKDLVATMLTVAGFQVKNLGADVDSEFICDAAEEYGADIIGLSALMSTTIPHQKEVIEFLKAKGIRNKYKVMVGGGSTTPQWAEQIGADGYSKDAVGAVTLAQNLTK is encoded by the coding sequence ATGGCTACAATTGATGAATTGAAAAAGGCAGTCCTGGAGTATGATGAAGACGCAGCAGTCAGTGCTGCGCAAAAGTGTGTAAAAGAAGGAGTCAATGCCCTTGATGCGGTCAATGCAATGGGAGATGCCCTCAAAGAGTTGGGAGATCAGTTCCAGAGGATGGAGGTCTTCCTGCCTGAAGTGCTTTTGGCTACCGACGCCTTCAAGGGTGCGCTTGCCATTCTGGAGCCCGAACTGAAGAAGGCCAGCGGCGGCGATGCAGGCGCTGGCAAAAAAGTGGTTATCGCCACTGTCAAGGGCGACGTACACGCTGTTGGCAAGGATCTGGTCGCCACCATGCTCACCGTCGCCGGTTTTCAGGTGAAGAATCTGGGGGCTGACGTGGACAGCGAGTTCATTTGCGACGCTGCCGAGGAGTATGGCGCGGACATCATTGGGCTGTCCGCCCTGATGTCCACCACCATTCCGCACCAGAAGGAGGTTATCGAATTCCTGAAGGCCAAGGGCATCCGGAACAAGTACAAGGTCATGGTAGGCGGTGGCTCCACCACCCCGCAGTGGGCCGAGCAGATTGGTGCTGACGGCTATTCCAAGGACGCGGTGGGGGCGGTCACCCTGGCACAGAATCTCACCAAGTAA
- a CDS encoding transposase: MSLGRRQAEQKSMWLIYDQLPQSQGHVFYERLQKLLHQKAFDAFLEKLCAPFYAEKLGRRSIPPGRYFRMLLIGYFEGIDSERGICWRCADSLSLREFLGLGPTESVPDHSSLCRIRGRLPLEVHHEMFVFVLRILEQAKLLNGKYLGIDASSMEANAAMKSIVRRDTGETYQEMLERLAEESGIRTPSRAELIAFDRKRQGSKTSNKDWQSSTDEDARIAKLKDGRTHMAYKPEHVVDLESGAIVSAVVHPADRGDTTTLATTLEDAQAKLCAVRDKEDAPGIDEPFALVADKGYHSRKVLKDLPDSCTSRISEAAHKGRLRWKGDMDARDAVYGNRKRISSSTGKALMRARGERVERSFAHCLERGGMRRVHLRGLTNVEKRYIIHVAGFNLGILLRALFGFGTPRGWADAGAGLIFVRIGNLNLLILVVWLPNTADASDCVMMVISRWHS; encoded by the coding sequence ATGAGTCTTGGCCGGAGGCAGGCAGAGCAGAAGAGCATGTGGCTGATCTATGATCAGCTGCCCCAGAGTCAGGGGCATGTCTTTTACGAGCGGCTGCAGAAGCTCCTGCACCAGAAAGCATTTGACGCCTTCCTCGAAAAGCTCTGTGCGCCCTTCTACGCCGAAAAGCTCGGCCGCAGGTCCATCCCGCCTGGCCGTTATTTCCGCATGCTTTTGATCGGCTACTTCGAGGGCATCGATTCCGAGCGCGGCATCTGTTGGCGCTGTGCCGACTCCCTTTCTCTGCGCGAATTCCTCGGGCTCGGCCCCACCGAATCCGTGCCCGACCATTCCTCCCTGTGCCGCATCCGGGGGCGCCTGCCGCTTGAGGTGCATCACGAAATGTTTGTCTTCGTGCTGCGGATTTTGGAGCAAGCCAAGCTGCTCAACGGGAAATACCTGGGGATCGACGCTTCTAGCATGGAGGCCAATGCTGCCATGAAGAGCATTGTCCGTCGGGATACGGGCGAAACGTATCAGGAAATGCTTGAACGCCTGGCTGAAGAGAGCGGCATCAGGACGCCGAGCAGGGCGGAGTTGATCGCCTTTGACCGCAAGCGCCAGGGCAGCAAGACCTCCAACAAGGACTGGCAATCGAGCACCGATGAGGATGCGCGCATAGCCAAACTCAAGGATGGCCGTACGCATATGGCGTACAAGCCCGAGCATGTGGTTGACTTGGAATCCGGGGCCATTGTTTCGGCTGTGGTGCATCCTGCGGATCGGGGCGACACGACAACACTTGCCACCACACTCGAGGATGCCCAGGCCAAGCTGTGCGCGGTCAGGGACAAAGAAGACGCGCCCGGCATTGACGAGCCCTTTGCCCTGGTGGCGGACAAGGGCTATCACAGCCGGAAGGTGCTGAAGGATTTGCCGGATTCTTGCACAAGCCGGATCAGTGAAGCGGCGCACAAGGGGCGATTGCGCTGGAAAGGCGACATGGATGCCCGGGATGCGGTGTACGGGAACAGGAAGCGGATCAGTTCCAGTACGGGCAAGGCGCTGATGCGGGCGCGGGGCGAGCGGGTGGAGCGCAGTTTTGCCCACTGCCTTGAGCGGGGCGGCATGCGACGGGTGCATCTTCGCGGGCTAACCAATGTGGAGAAGCGCTACATTATCCATGTTGCGGGGTTCAATTTGGGGATTCTGTTGCGGGCCTTGTTTGGTTTTGGCACCCCCAGGGGCTGGGCCGATGCTGGAGCCGGGCTGATTTTTGTCCGAATCGGCAACCTGAACCTGCTCATATTGGTCGTTTGGCTGCCGAATACGGCTGATGCTTCGGATTGTGTCATGATGGTCATTTCGAGATGGCACAGCTGA
- a CDS encoding IS5 family transposase (programmed frameshift) produces MYAHRRHDISDRVWENIQAHLPGKKGSVGRPAGDNRLFINAVFWILRTGAPWRDLPPDLGDWKNTHRRFCRWRDRGVWEKLLEVLMVEPDYEWLMIDASHCKVHPHAAGAVGGNQAMSRNKRGLNTKIHLAVDAHGMPLRVVVTEGTRADCKEACALIDGLSAEALLADRGYDSNELIDKVVESGCQPVIPPRKNRKEQRDYDKELYRVRHLVENAFLHLKRWRGIATRYAKRSLSFLAAVQIRCISLWAEII; encoded by the exons ATGTACGCACATCGACGACATGATATTTCTGACAGGGTTTGGGAAAACATACAGGCGCATCTCCCCGGCAAAAAGGGGAGCGTTGGTCGCCCGGCCGGAGACAACAGGCTGTTTATCAACGCGGTGTTCTGGATATTGCGGACAGGAGCGCCATGGCGCGATCTGCCTCCTGACCTTGGGGACTGGAAAAATACCCATCGCCGGTTTTGCCGTTGGCGTGACCGGGGTGTTTGGGAAAAACTCCTTGAAGTGCTCATGGTTGAGCCTGACTATGAGTGGCTGATGATTGATGCGAGCCATTGCAAAGTGCATCCCCATGCTGCCGGAGCGGTTGGCGGCAACCAGGCGATGAGCCGCA ACAAAAGGGGGCTCAACACCAAAATACATCTGGCCGTGGATGCGCATGGTATGCCGCTCAGAGTTGTTGTTACAGAAGGTACCAGAGCTGATTGCAAGGAAGCGTGCGCATTGATTGACGGTTTGAGTGCGGAGGCGCTTTTGGCTGACCGTGGATATGACAGCAATGAGCTTATAGACAAGGTTGTTGAGTCCGGCTGCCAGCCCGTCATCCCACCCAGAAAAAATCGCAAGGAACAGCGCGATTACGACAAAGAACTGTACCGTGTACGGCACCTGGTCGAGAACGCCTTTCTTCACCTCAAGAGATGGCGTGGCATCGCCACGCGTTATGCAAAACGAAGCCTCTCCTTCCTTGCCGCCGTGCAAATCAGATGTATCTCATTGTGGGCAGAAATAATTTGA
- a CDS encoding FeoA family protein — MVEIVSLREVQHSQSAIVHEVTGDPQAVERVIRRGIAAAVPVTVVGPGAEPDSVVVRLPESTFMLTREEAEAVKVSVGMPDELAD; from the coding sequence ATGGTTGAAATTGTTTCTCTCAGAGAAGTGCAACACAGCCAGTCCGCTATCGTTCATGAAGTCACTGGCGATCCGCAGGCGGTGGAGCGCGTTATCAGAAGGGGCATTGCCGCTGCTGTGCCGGTGACGGTTGTCGGCCCCGGTGCGGAGCCGGATTCCGTGGTTGTGCGCCTGCCAGAGAGCACATTCATGCTGACCAGGGAGGAGGCCGAGGCCGTCAAGGTCTCTGTTGGCATGCCGGATGAACTGGCCGACTGA
- a CDS encoding winged helix-turn-helix transcriptional regulator has protein sequence MSETQENGLGCPSKCPCNDFCPLQNALSLIGGKWKIPILCALSQDGKVRYNALRGKVQGITNTMLASSLKALERDGLIRRRQYMEMPLRVEYTIEEKGRQLIPILFQLARWGLQNPSRARSDTTPDE, from the coding sequence ATGAGCGAAACGCAGGAAAACGGACTGGGATGCCCGTCAAAGTGCCCGTGCAACGATTTTTGTCCCTTGCAAAATGCGCTGTCTCTCATCGGCGGCAAATGGAAGATACCGATCTTGTGTGCGCTCAGCCAGGACGGCAAGGTGCGCTACAACGCGCTCCGGGGCAAGGTGCAGGGCATTACCAACACCATGCTGGCCAGCTCGCTGAAAGCACTGGAGCGCGACGGCCTGATTCGTCGGAGGCAATACATGGAAATGCCTTTGCGGGTCGAATACACCATTGAAGAGAAGGGCCGCCAACTGATTCCGATTTTGTTTCAGTTGGCGCGCTGGGGCCTGCAAAATCCCTCCAGGGCCAGGAGCGACACTACCCCGGACGAATGA
- a CDS encoding flavodoxin family protein, giving the protein MNILVLNGSPHPDGNTSAMAQAFAEGAKEAGNGVTVLKIGTKKIAACQACEFCHTRGNGECVQQDDMQEVYPALKEAEMLVLASPVHYFGMSGQMQCAISRIYALKAPPKMKKVALLLSSSSPGVYGAATQQYRDAFVNFMKGQDMGIITANGAENKSAAKLAECRHFGQNLK; this is encoded by the coding sequence ATGAACATTCTGGTATTGAACGGCAGCCCGCATCCGGATGGCAATACGAGCGCCATGGCGCAGGCCTTTGCAGAAGGCGCCAAAGAAGCCGGCAACGGCGTGACCGTGCTCAAGATCGGCACCAAAAAGATAGCCGCGTGTCAGGCCTGCGAGTTCTGCCACACCAGGGGCAACGGCGAGTGCGTGCAGCAAGACGACATGCAGGAGGTGTATCCGGCGCTGAAAGAGGCGGAGATGCTCGTTCTGGCCTCGCCTGTTCATTACTTTGGCATGAGCGGGCAGATGCAGTGCGCCATTTCGCGCATCTATGCCCTCAAGGCGCCGCCGAAAATGAAAAAGGTTGCGCTGTTGCTCAGCTCCAGCTCGCCTGGCGTGTACGGCGCCGCCACCCAGCAGTACAGAGACGCGTTCGTCAACTTCATGAAGGGACAGGACATGGGGATTATCACGGCGAACGGGGCGGAAAACAAATCCGCCGCCAAACTGGCCGAGTGCAGGCATTTCGGCCAAAATCTCAAGTAA
- a CDS encoding sigma-54 interaction domain-containing protein, with protein MEHAGNQLFASLEELADSRYTEIFELLHTGIALLSDQGVFLYANRAFMELFGFAEDIRGHHVSQLFLTSEQGVMEAIRTREMTVCSSITANNSQGVSFRYPLLDAEGDLLGIIIEAVPTNIDRDKLGNLLSTIKNLEEKANYLEHKLLKKSGMLYSFDSIVGESAVMLEMKRLGRRFAKNTEPVLLSGESGTGKELAAQALHMASPRSTGPFVAVNCAALPHELVESELFGYAGGAFTGAKSSGMKGKFELADTGTIFLDEIAELPLTVQAKLLRVLESGEIQKIGQSGTLHMDFRLIAATNRNLLSLVDEGVFREDLYHRLNILELTIPPLRERTSDIPLLVRYFVEATMGARAAQEISISNEVYRLFSCYPWRGNVRELRNVLTSALYSMEADEKVVSAQHLPGRFFKDMADAPEEREAGWSGQKLSQASAQAERKAVLSALASAKNNKSKAAKLLGISRNNLYKKLRVLGLRPNE; from the coding sequence ATGGAGCATGCAGGCAATCAGCTCTTTGCCTCCCTGGAAGAACTGGCGGACAGCCGCTATACGGAAATTTTTGAGCTTTTGCATACGGGCATCGCGCTCCTCTCCGACCAGGGCGTTTTTCTCTATGCCAACCGCGCTTTTATGGAACTGTTCGGCTTTGCAGAAGACATCCGCGGGCATCACGTCTCCCAACTGTTCCTGACCTCGGAGCAGGGGGTCATGGAGGCGATCCGCACCAGGGAAATGACCGTCTGCTCCAGCATAACCGCCAATAATTCGCAGGGCGTTTCCTTCCGTTATCCGCTTCTGGATGCCGAGGGCGATCTGCTTGGCATTATCATCGAAGCCGTTCCCACCAATATCGACAGGGACAAACTGGGCAATCTTTTAAGCACCATCAAAAATCTTGAAGAAAAGGCGAATTACCTTGAGCACAAGCTCCTGAAAAAAAGCGGCATGCTCTACTCCTTTGACAGCATCGTGGGCGAGAGCGCCGTCATGCTGGAGATGAAGAGGCTGGGCCGCCGTTTTGCCAAAAATACGGAACCTGTCCTGCTGTCCGGTGAAAGCGGCACGGGCAAGGAATTGGCCGCGCAGGCCCTGCACATGGCCAGCCCCCGTTCCACCGGCCCCTTTGTCGCGGTGAATTGCGCCGCTCTGCCGCACGAGCTCGTGGAGTCGGAACTGTTCGGTTATGCGGGCGGCGCCTTCACGGGCGCGAAGAGTTCGGGCATGAAGGGGAAGTTTGAGCTGGCGGACACGGGCACCATTTTTCTCGATGAAATCGCTGAATTGCCCCTGACCGTACAGGCCAAGCTCCTGCGCGTGCTGGAAAGCGGCGAAATTCAGAAGATAGGCCAGTCGGGCACCTTGCACATGGATTTCCGCCTGATCGCGGCCACGAACCGGAACCTGCTCAGTCTGGTGGACGAGGGCGTCTTTCGCGAAGACCTCTATCACCGCCTGAACATTCTGGAGCTGACGATCCCGCCTCTGCGCGAGCGTACGAGCGACATTCCGCTTCTGGTCAGATATTTTGTCGAGGCGACCATGGGAGCCAGGGCTGCGCAGGAGATCAGCATTTCGAACGAGGTGTACCGCCTGTTCAGTTGCTATCCGTGGCGGGGCAATGTGCGGGAATTGCGCAACGTGCTGACCTCGGCCCTGTACAGCATGGAGGCGGACGAAAAGGTCGTATCGGCGCAGCATTTGCCGGGGCGCTTTTTCAAAGACATGGCAGATGCTCCCGAGGAACGGGAGGCGGGCTGGAGCGGGCAGAAACTCTCCCAGGCCAGTGCCCAGGCCGAACGCAAGGCAGTCTTGTCCGCCCTGGCGAGCGCCAAAAACAACAAGAGCAAGGCGGCCAAACTGCTGGGTATTTCGCGCAACAACCTGTACAAGAAATTGCGGGTGCTGGGCCTGAGGCCCAACGAGTAG
- a CDS encoding protein-ADP-ribose hydrolase — protein MKQEERLDFLVERFKADSDPYQDVEIPKDTVGKQRLLRSLMNIRMPMAVREDVLQVQDEYLAERAAARGIVQPSDIPVIRNGISVWQGDITRLAVDAIVNAANAQMLGCFVPMHNCIDNCIHTFAGVQLRAECDRQMKELRICYGKDYEQPTAVPMLTDAYNLPAKKVIHIVGPIVQGKVTPNLEKDLADCYRNTLDMCVDNTLTSVAFCCISTGVFRFPNKRAAEIAVHTVNSWMNKHEGMMKKVIFNVFKDDDRRIYEEILS, from the coding sequence ATGAAGCAGGAAGAAAGGCTTGATTTTCTCGTAGAACGATTCAAAGCGGACTCGGATCCATATCAGGATGTGGAAATACCGAAAGATACTGTGGGAAAGCAGCGTCTTCTCCGTTCGCTCATGAATATCCGTATGCCGATGGCGGTTCGGGAGGATGTCTTGCAAGTTCAGGATGAATATTTGGCTGAGCGTGCGGCAGCAAGGGGTATTGTTCAGCCTTCAGATATTCCTGTCATAAGAAATGGTATATCCGTATGGCAGGGCGACATCACAAGACTTGCCGTTGATGCCATCGTGAATGCTGCCAACGCACAGATGCTGGGCTGCTTTGTACCGATGCATAACTGCATTGACAACTGCATACATACCTTTGCCGGAGTCCAATTGAGAGCCGAGTGCGATAGGCAGATGAAGGAACTGCGTATCTGTTATGGAAAAGATTATGAACAGCCAACAGCGGTTCCTATGCTGACAGATGCCTATAATCTTCCGGCAAAGAAGGTGATCCACATCGTGGGACCGATAGTTCAAGGCAAAGTGACTCCGAATCTGGAAAAAGACCTCGCTGACTGTTACCGGAACACTCTGGATATGTGTGTAGACAATACCTTAACGAGCGTGGCTTTTTGCTGTATCTCCACAGGGGTTTTCCGTTTCCCGAACAAAAGAGCTGCCGAGATTGCTGTTCATACCGTGAATTCATGGATGAATAAACATGAAGGAATGATGAAAAAGGTGATCTTTAATGTTTTTAAAGACGATGACAGAAGAATATACGAAGAAATTCTATCGTGA
- a CDS encoding IS630 family transposase, whose amino-acid sequence MERADIVQAREEWRRVQDETPCEHLVFLDESGAKTNMTRLYGRAPLGERCFDHAPDGRWKTVTMLSSIRLDGTTECLVFAGALDRRTFEAYVKESLAPALKEGDVVVMDNLRAHKSPTAQQAIAARGARVLFLPAYSPDLNPIEKMWSKVKQLLRGFKAWNTDELFTAIGQALDKVTASDAKGWFASCGYSNFQS is encoded by the coding sequence GTGGAACGGGCAGACATTGTCCAGGCCCGTGAAGAGTGGCGCAGGGTGCAGGATGAAACGCCGTGCGAGCATCTGGTGTTTCTGGACGAAAGCGGCGCAAAAACGAATATGACGCGCCTGTACGGTCGTGCGCCTCTGGGCGAGCGGTGCTTCGACCATGCGCCGGATGGTCGCTGGAAAACGGTGACCATGCTGTCCTCCATTCGCCTTGATGGCACCACGGAATGTCTGGTGTTTGCTGGCGCGTTGGACAGGCGCACCTTTGAAGCATACGTAAAGGAGAGTCTTGCGCCTGCGCTGAAAGAGGGTGATGTGGTTGTGATGGACAATTTGCGTGCGCATAAATCTCCGACAGCGCAGCAGGCGATTGCAGCGCGCGGAGCACGAGTGCTTTTCCTGCCTGCGTACAGCCCGGATTTGAACCCGATAGAAAAGATGTGGAGCAAGGTGAAACAGCTTTTGCGAGGCTTCAAAGCATGGAACACAGACGAGCTTTTTACCGCCATTGGCCAGGCCCTGGACAAGGTCACCGCAAGCGATGCCAAAGGCTGGTTCGCTTCATGTGGGTATAGTAATTTTCAAAGTTAA
- a CDS encoding helix-turn-helix domain-containing protein has protein sequence MKIAGKDFRQRAVAVYQSGEFTREEVAKMFGYTTTTIGNWMRTFKKEGRITSLPRGHRAPAFTAGEQQQLRELVRKQPDMTLEEIRTHFGKNCSLPTVSNTLARLGLTFKKRR, from the coding sequence ATGAAAATAGCCGGTAAAGATTTTCGCCAGCGTGCGGTGGCAGTGTATCAGTCAGGGGAGTTCACGCGGGAAGAAGTGGCCAAAATGTTTGGCTACACCACGACCACCATTGGTAACTGGATGCGGACCTTCAAAAAGGAAGGCCGGATCACGTCGTTGCCGCGAGGCCACAGAGCGCCGGCGTTCACAGCCGGGGAGCAACAGCAGTTACGGGAGCTTGTGCGGAAACAGCCCGATATGACCCTTGAAGAAATCAGGACGCATTTTGGCAAAAACTGTTCTCTGCCCACGGTGTCCAATACGCTGGCCAGACTGGGGCTCACGTTTAAAAAAAGACGTTAA
- a CDS encoding DNA ligase: MMRCFLFLFLGLGMAANALAASPEASARDLMLAKEFHGQNIVGWAMSEKLDGVRGLWDGRQLISRGGHAFAPPPGFTKDFPPFALDGELFGGRGTFEQTAAALQTGGSDWQGIKLHVFDVPEASGSLYERLQEARDWLARHPACNFTVIEQRPVQSMEQARRFLKEVEALGGEGLVFRNPELPYSAGRSDGFLKWKSRFDEECTVVAHHPGKGKYTGLLGAVTCENRHGRFRIGSGWKDSDRRNPPAIGAVITYRYRGFTAKGLPRFATYLRRFQEN, from the coding sequence ATGATGCGCTGTTTCCTCTTCCTGTTCCTTGGCCTGGGCATGGCCGCCAATGCCCTGGCCGCCTCACCCGAGGCAAGCGCCCGGGACCTCATGCTGGCCAAGGAATTCCACGGCCAGAACATTGTCGGCTGGGCCATGAGCGAAAAGCTGGACGGCGTGCGCGGCCTCTGGGACGGCAGACAGCTCATCAGCCGGGGCGGCCACGCCTTTGCCCCGCCGCCGGGCTTTACCAAAGACTTCCCGCCCTTTGCCCTGGATGGCGAACTCTTCGGCGGTCGCGGCACCTTTGAGCAGACCGCGGCTGCCCTGCAAACCGGCGGCAGCGATTGGCAGGGCATCAAGCTCCACGTCTTCGACGTGCCCGAGGCCAGCGGCAGTCTCTACGAGCGGCTGCAAGAGGCCAGGGACTGGCTGGCCAGGCATCCGGCCTGCAATTTCACGGTCATTGAGCAGCGGCCTGTCCAGAGCATGGAGCAGGCCAGGCGTTTTCTAAAGGAAGTCGAGGCGCTGGGCGGCGAGGGGCTGGTGTTTCGCAATCCGGAGCTGCCCTACAGCGCTGGCCGCAGCGACGGCTTTCTCAAATGGAAAAGCCGCTTTGACGAGGAATGCACGGTTGTGGCCCATCATCCGGGCAAGGGCAAATATACCGGCCTGCTGGGTGCGGTCACCTGCGAAAACCGGCACGGCCGCTTCCGTATCGGTTCGGGCTGGAAAGACAGTGACCGCCGCAATCCACCGGCCATAGGCGCGGTCATCACCTACCGCTACCGGGGCTTCACCGCCAAAGGCTTGCCGCGTTTTGCCACCTATCTGCGGCGCTTTCAGGAAAACTGA